The genomic stretch TGGCCATTACCGATTTGGGCGTGGAAGCCTTCATTCCAAAAAGGGCATAATCAATTAAATGTACGCCCCAATCTGTCATCAGACCACCGGCATAGTCCCAAAACCATCTAAAATTGAAATGGAACCTGTTTGGGTTGAAGGGTCTGTCCTCCGCAGGTCCGAGCCACATATCATAATCAACACCTGCCGGGACCGGGCTATTGGGAACCACGGGCACCGATTGCATCCACCCTTGATAGGCCCATGCTTTTACCAATCGTATCTGTCCCAATTTACCGGAATGCACGTAATTGATGGCATCCACAAAGTGGGGCTCACTGCGTTGCCACTGCCCTATCTGCACCATCCTATCGCTTGCGTTTACCTTGGCCAACATGGCATCGCTCTCGGCCACGGAATTCGCGATCGGCTTTTCACAATATACATCCTTGCCAGCATCAATGGCATCTGTAAGTTGTAGGCAATGCCAATGGTCCGGTGTGCCGATTATGGCAATATGGATATCCTTATCTTCCAACAGTTTACGGTAATCGGAATACCATTTTGGCTTTTTGATTCCTCCTTTTTCCAGTTCGGCAGTTTTCTCACGTAGCACGTTTTCATCCACATCGCAAAGGGCCACAACTTCTACCTCGCTGTTCTGCAATATGGAACTCAAATCGGAAAATCCCATTCCTTTACAACCGATCAATCCAACCTGGATTTTATCGTTTGGACTGATACTTTTTCTGATCGTAGCCAACAACTCGGTTGGAAACACCATTGATGCCCCCATGGCCGCTGCCCCTAAACTGCTTTGTTTTACAAACTGTCTTCTGGTTCCCATACTTTTTAAAAATTTGGAATAAGATACAAAAAAAACGTCCCTCGAAATGTAATTCCCAAGGGACGTTCTTAATATAATGTTTACTGTTTTCGCTTATTTTTTTTCAGCAGGGGGAGCATTTAATTTTTTGCTCATTTCCATGGAAATGGCGGAGCGATCAAACTTTAAACGGCCTGCCATGGTCTCGATGACACAGGAAAAATCCTTGTCGTTCAATTCCACGATCTTGCCGTGCAAACCACTCTTGGTTATAATTTTATCTCCCTTTTTTAATTCTGAAGCGAATTTTTTCTCATCCTTCTGACGTTTGATCTGCGGGCGGATCATAAAAAAATATGCCACGGCAAAAATCAATATCAGCGGTAAAAACTGTCCTAGGTTTTCCATTTAGGTCTTTTAATTATTTTACTGGCCCTGCTGGTGTAGCTTCCGGTGCCTGTACAAATGCTTTGATTCTTAAAATTTCGGAACCTTTGGCAGTGTTTGCGGTTACTGTAATGGTCTTGGTCACTTGATTTTGACCTGAACCGTTGAATTTTACCAACAATTCTCCTGTCTCCCCTGGAGCAATAGGATCTTTTGGAGGATTTGGCACTGTACAACCGCAGCTACTTTTTGCATCAGTAATGATCAAAGGGGCATTACCTGTGTTTGTAAATGTAAAAGTAGTCTCTTGTGGAGTTCCACGTTGGATGGTACCGAAATCGTGCTCGGTTTTCTCGAAAGACATTACCGGAACGTTTTTAGCCGCTTCATCTCTGTCCACGGCAGTTTCAACATTGTCAGCAACTATTTTTTTTGATGCCTTGTCCTTGCATGATACGCTGGTTAGGGCAACCACTGCGATCAAACTAAAAATTGTTGTTATTCTTTTCATGATTAAAATTTGTTTTCCCAAAATTAAGGAATTATTGTTTATTGTAGGCCCCTGCCTATTTTTTGGAGTCTTCCGTCCGATTTGTACTCTTTCGCCAACTTATCCAACACCCCGTTAATAAATATGCTGCTCTTGGGCGTAGAATATTCTTTGGCAATTTCCAAATACTCGTTCAAGGTCACTTTTTCGGGGATTGATGGAAAATTCAACAGCTCACAAATGGCCATTTTTAGAACAATGGAGTCAATTTCCGCAATACGATCATTGTCCCAATTTGGGGTTTTGCCCTCTATTTCCTTCTCCCATTTGGCATCATTCAGCAGTGTCTTGGTCAAGAGGTCGTTGGCAAAGTCCATATCCTGTTGATCCTTGAGCAATGCGGGCAAAAAGAATCGGTCCCCGGAATCGGGCTTGGCCTTTTTAAGCCGCTTCACCAAAAAAGTGTTCACAATAGGGAAATCATCAACCCAAGTAAGTTTGTCATCCTCAAAATAATCGTAAATTTTTTCGTTGGGCGCTATGATCTCTTTAAAAAGCTGGATGATCACATTTCGGTCGTCCGCATAATCATCCTCCCCATTGAACATATACTCTTTGTAAATATCGCTTGCCAAAATCTCCTTGTGGATAATTTTTACGTATTCATCGTTCAAGTACCAATTGTCAAGTTTCCGCTTGGAGAGTTCGGATTTCAATGCTTCGTTGTTCACCAATTGAAGGAGCAATCGGTTTTTCACAAACTTTTCCGGGTCGGGGTACTTATCGTCTTCGGTAGCCACATATTTTTTGGAAGCGTGGCTCACATGTTTTTCGGCCAAACGGTGGAGTTCGGCCAAAAGGCTCAAAATTAAAAGGTACAGAACATACATATTTTCTATACTAACTCTTAGGAACTTTTCCTGTTTTTGCAGCGAATCGTCCTTGGATTGCACCAATGCATAGATACATTGCATCACTTTTACCCTAATGTGCCTTCTGGTTAACATGTCTAAAGAACTTTTAAAGTCATTGTTTGGCTTTCACACCGCAAAAGTAATCTTATATTTGAATCCTACCTACCAAACTTGCTTTCTTATCAGTTTTATAACATTTACTTTGTGGGCTATGGTATATATTTGCGGGATTGTCCGCTTACATCGAAGCTAAAAAACCATCTTTTTCCCTTTTTATGAAGGAACTAAAGCACCTAAACAAATACTTTAAAAAATACTGGCTCAAACTTTTTTTAGGGGTTTTGATTACGATCATCGCCCGTGTTTTTTCATTGGTGATGCCTTCGTACGTGAACAAATCCATCCAGGCGGTGGAGGATTTCATGTCGGACGTGATTACGTTATCGGATGCCAAGGGACTTTTGCTCCAATATATTCTGATTATCGTTGGAGCGGCCATTCTTTCAGGGCTATTTACTTTTTTGATGCGCCAGACCATCATCAACGTATCCAGATATATTGAATACGACTTAAAAAATGAGGTTTTTGACCATTACCAGCTCCTTAGCCTTAATTTTTACAAAAAAAACAGGATCGGGGATTTAATGAACCGCATCAGTGAGGACATCAACCAAGTGCGTTTGTACGGTGGGCCTGCCATTATGTACGGTATCCAGACCTTGACGCTTTTTGCCTGCTTGATTCCGCTCATGTTTATAAAGGCCCCTACCCTTGCTGCATACACTTTGCTTCCGCTGCCCATTTTGTCCGTTTTGATTTATCAAATCAGCAAGATCATCCATAAAAGAAGCACCAAGGTGCAGGAATTTTTATCAACGCTATCCACATTTACGCAAGAATCCTTTTCTGGAATATCGGTGATCAAAGCCTATAGCATTGAGCCACGTATCAACAATGAACTGCGCAGTTTGGCGCAAGAGGGAAAAGATACCAGTATGGCATTGGCCAAAGTAAATGCCTGGTTTTTTCCGTTGATGATATTATTGATCGGCGTAAGTAACCTGTTCGTCATATACATTGGTGGTCGCCAATACATCAATGGCGAAATTGAAACCATTGGAATCATTGCCGAATTTATACTCTATGTGAACATGCTCACATGGCCCGTGGCCATTGTAGGATGGCTGACATCCATAGTACAACGGGCGGAGGCTTCACAAAAACGGATCAACGAATTTTTGAAAGAGGAGCCCTCTATCCAAAACAGGGTTAAGGAGCCTACTCCGATCAAAGGCGATATCGAGTTCAAAAATGTGACCTTTACTTATGAGGACACCAACATTACCGCCCTCAAAAATGTTTCGTTTTCGGTAAAAGCAGGACAAACCGTGGCCATTTTGGGCAAAACAGGTTCCGGAAAATCTACCATTCTGGATTTGGTAGCACGTTTGTACGATACCTCATCAGGTGAAGTACTGATCGATGGAACCCCGGTTCAAAACCTAAATTTGGACAGTTTGCGCAGTTCCATCGGAGCCGTGCCGCAAGATGCTTTCCTGTTCTCGGACACTATTGAGAACAATATCCGTTTTGGCGATGAAGACGCCACACACGACGAAATTGTGGAGGTAGCCAAAAAAGCAGTGGTCCATAAAAACATTCAGGGCTTTGCCAAAAAGTACGACACCATTCTCGGTGAACGTGGCATTACCTTGAGCGGCGGGCAAAAACAACGCGTTTCCATAGCCAGGGCACTGCTCAAAGACCCAAAAATTTATTTGTTCGATGATTCCCTTTCGGCCGTGGATACCGAGACAGAAGAAGAAATCCTCAACAACCTGAAAAAAGTATCAAAAAGCAAGACCACATTGATTGTGAGCCATAGGGTATCCTCTGCCAAGAATGCGGACAAAATTATAATTATGGACAACGGAAGCATCATACAGGAAGGCACTCACGAAGAGTTGAACAATACCGATGGGTATTACAAAGATCTTTACATAAACCAACTCTCCGGCAAAGAATCATAAAAAAGTTGCTGAATTAGCTTTTTTTTTACATTTTTGGTAACATATTTCAACATAGTACTAAATACACTATACCATATGGGCCAGAAAGATACAATGGATCAGGAAGAGATTTATTCGAAAGTCTTAAGAGCAGGGAGAAGAACCTATTTTTTCGACGTAAGAAGCACCAAGGCCGGGGATTACTACCTTACCATAACCGAGAGTAAAAAATTTACTCACGACGATGGTTCTTTCCACTACAAAAAGCACAAAATTTATCTTTACAAGGAGGATTTTAGCGCTTTCCGTGAGATCATGGAAGAAATGATGGACTACATCATTGATGAAAAAGGGAGCGAGGTCATCTCCGAACGCCACCAAAAAGATTTTAAAAAGGAAGAGGAAGAAGAAAGTTTCAGTGAAAACGGGACAGCGACCGGCAGCAATTTTACCGATGTGAGTTTCGACGACATCTAAAAAAATAATTTCTTTAATAATTTAAACGACCTGTATTTTTGCAGGTCGTTTTTTATTTTTACCATAGCGTATACACAACAAAAAATATAGAACAATGGCCAGGACACCCAGTAACATGCTCCCCTTGGGCACCAAAGCACCGGATTTTGAACTTTTGGACACTGTTTCGGACACCACGATCTCCTTGAACGATGCAAAAGGTGAAAAAGGCACGGTGGTCCTGTTTATATGCAACCACTGTCCGTTTGTGATCCATGTAAATCCCATGATCGTAAAATTGGCGAAAGAATACCAAGAAAAGGGCATTGCCTTTGTGGCCATATCCAGTAACGATGTGGAAAACTACCCACAAGATGCGCCAGACTTAATGGAGCAAAAAGCCAAAGAAGAGGGATACACTTTTCCTTATCTGTATGATGAGACACAGGAGGTCGCCAAGGCCTACGACGCAGCCTGCACTCCGGATATTTATCTTTTTGATGCAAACCTGAACTTGGTCTACCGAGGACAGCTTGATGGGTCCAGACCTGGAAACGATGTCCCTCTGACCGGTACCGACCTTAAAAAAGGCATGGACGCGGTTCTTGAAGGCAAAGAAGTGGACCCGGACCAAAAGCCGAGCTTGGGATGTAACATCAAATGGAAAAACACCTAACAAGGAATGAGTTTATCCGTTTTGGGCATTACCATAACTCTGGTGCCCGTCACCCTCGACAACCTTGAAGCTTATTTGAAAGTTGGTATCAAATCCTATTGCGAGAATTATCTCCATTTGTGGGAGAACGAAGACCCTACGCCTTACATTTCCAATGGTTTTACTCCTGAAGTCGTAGAACGGGAATTACTGGATACAAATGCACTCAATTTTTTGGTCAACTCGGGAGATGAAACTGTAGGCATCCTCAAATTGGTGAAAAATTGCGGTATTGATGAGATATCCGATACCGATGCGCTAAAAGCTGAAAAAATCTATCTGTTAAAAGAACATTCGGGCAGAGGAATCGGAAGACAGGTTCTTCAATTTATTGAAAAAACGGCCAAAGCGTTAAACAAAAAAGTAATTTGGCTGGATGCCATGCAAAAAGGCAAGCCGGTACAGTTTTATCAAAATAATGGCTTTTCCATCAAAAGAGAAAGCGAGGTAACGCTCCCCCATGTTAAACCGGAAGAGAAGCCCATGTACATTTTGACCAAGGAACTTTAATCTACCATCCTTTACGCTTCACCAAGTTTTGGATATGCGCATAATGGTGATTGCCATGCCAAGCGTAACGGGCAATATTCTCCTTTAAAGTTGTTTCTTGGTTTCCATCGGGATGGATAAAACTCCGCTCCAATTGCTCTTCCGAAAGACCTTTTAATAAATATACCAACTTAGCGTGTATCGCGCTCAAATGGTACAGCGACATTAAAATGGGCGCTGTTCGGCAATCGAACAACTCGGCCCAAGCTTTTTCATCGTAAGCCTTTATGGTAGGCGTATCC from Flagellimonas oceani encodes the following:
- a CDS encoding GNAT family N-acetyltransferase, which produces MSLSVLGITITLVPVTLDNLEAYLKVGIKSYCENYLHLWENEDPTPYISNGFTPEVVERELLDTNALNFLVNSGDETVGILKLVKNCGIDEISDTDALKAEKIYLLKEHSGRGIGRQVLQFIEKTAKALNKKVIWLDAMQKGKPVQFYQNNGFSIKRESEVTLPHVKPEEKPMYILTKEL
- a CDS encoding Gfo/Idh/MocA family protein produces the protein MGTRRQFVKQSSLGAAAMGASMVFPTELLATIRKSISPNDKIQVGLIGCKGMGFSDLSSILQNSEVEVVALCDVDENVLREKTAELEKGGIKKPKWYSDYRKLLEDKDIHIAIIGTPDHWHCLQLTDAIDAGKDVYCEKPIANSVAESDAMLAKVNASDRMVQIGQWQRSEPHFVDAINYVHSGKLGQIRLVKAWAYQGWMQSVPVVPNSPVPAGVDYDMWLGPAEDRPFNPNRFHFNFRWFWDYAGGLMTDWGVHLIDYALFGMKASTPKSVMAMGGKFAYPNDAAETPDTLQTVYDFGDFSLLWEHATGIDGGNYGRNHGVAFIGNNGTLVLDRGGWEVIPEHDRPHWSQDLGPKIEAVPLQQGVGQGLGLHTQNFLEAVKTRDKTILKAPIKIGYDAAVVSHMGNIAYKTGERLFWDAENHRFNQAEADALLTKEYHNGWEFPKMG
- a CDS encoding thioredoxin family protein, which codes for MARTPSNMLPLGTKAPDFELLDTVSDTTISLNDAKGEKGTVVLFICNHCPFVIHVNPMIVKLAKEYQEKGIAFVAISSNDVENYPQDAPDLMEQKAKEEGYTFPYLYDETQEVAKAYDAACTPDIYLFDANLNLVYRGQLDGSRPGNDVPLTGTDLKKGMDAVLEGKEVDPDQKPSLGCNIKWKNT
- a CDS encoding ABC transporter ATP-binding protein translates to MKELKHLNKYFKKYWLKLFLGVLITIIARVFSLVMPSYVNKSIQAVEDFMSDVITLSDAKGLLLQYILIIVGAAILSGLFTFLMRQTIINVSRYIEYDLKNEVFDHYQLLSLNFYKKNRIGDLMNRISEDINQVRLYGGPAIMYGIQTLTLFACLIPLMFIKAPTLAAYTLLPLPILSVLIYQISKIIHKRSTKVQEFLSTLSTFTQESFSGISVIKAYSIEPRINNELRSLAQEGKDTSMALAKVNAWFFPLMILLIGVSNLFVIYIGGRQYINGEIETIGIIAEFILYVNMLTWPVAIVGWLTSIVQRAEASQKRINEFLKEEPSIQNRVKEPTPIKGDIEFKNVTFTYEDTNITALKNVSFSVKAGQTVAILGKTGSGKSTILDLVARLYDTSSGEVLIDGTPVQNLNLDSLRSSIGAVPQDAFLFSDTIENNIRFGDEDATHDEIVEVAKKAVVHKNIQGFAKKYDTILGERGITLSGGQKQRVSIARALLKDPKIYLFDDSLSAVDTETEEEILNNLKKVSKSKTTLIVSHRVSSAKNADKIIIMDNGSIIQEGTHEELNNTDGYYKDLYINQLSGKES
- a CDS encoding DUF1573 domain-containing protein gives rise to the protein MKRITTIFSLIAVVALTSVSCKDKASKKIVADNVETAVDRDEAAKNVPVMSFEKTEHDFGTIQRGTPQETTFTFTNTGNAPLIITDAKSSCGCTVPNPPKDPIAPGETGELLVKFNGSGQNQVTKTITVTANTAKGSEILRIKAFVQAPEATPAGPVK
- the nusB gene encoding transcription antitermination factor NusB produces the protein MLTRRHIRVKVMQCIYALVQSKDDSLQKQEKFLRVSIENMYVLYLLILSLLAELHRLAEKHVSHASKKYVATEDDKYPDPEKFVKNRLLLQLVNNEALKSELSKRKLDNWYLNDEYVKIIHKEILASDIYKEYMFNGEDDYADDRNVIIQLFKEIIAPNEKIYDYFEDDKLTWVDDFPIVNTFLVKRLKKAKPDSGDRFFLPALLKDQQDMDFANDLLTKTLLNDAKWEKEIEGKTPNWDNDRIAEIDSIVLKMAICELLNFPSIPEKVTLNEYLEIAKEYSTPKSSIFINGVLDKLAKEYKSDGRLQKIGRGLQ
- a CDS encoding PUR family DNA/RNA-binding protein, giving the protein MGQKDTMDQEEIYSKVLRAGRRTYFFDVRSTKAGDYYLTITESKKFTHDDGSFHYKKHKIYLYKEDFSAFREIMEEMMDYIIDEKGSEVISERHQKDFKKEEEEESFSENGTATGSNFTDVSFDDI
- a CDS encoding YfiT family bacillithiol transferase — its product is MEKETLEQLRYPIGKFETPETISSADLEKWISDLETLPQRLSDIVTPLSDDQLDTPYRPEGWTVRQLVHHISDSHHNSYIRFKWALTEDTPTIKAYDEKAWAELFDCRTAPILMSLYHLSAIHAKLVYLLKGLSEEQLERSFIHPDGNQETTLKENIARYAWHGNHHYAHIQNLVKRKGW
- the yajC gene encoding preprotein translocase subunit YajC, which translates into the protein MENLGQFLPLILIFAVAYFFMIRPQIKRQKDEKKFASELKKGDKIITKSGLHGKIVELNDKDFSCVIETMAGRLKFDRSAISMEMSKKLNAPPAEKK